The DNA window ACCGAATTTATGGAACTGGTTTCAGAAAACAGCGGAAAGCTTGATCCAGTACAGCTCGAAGAATCGAAAGCGAAAGTTGAAGCCGCCATTGGGGAGTATGGCGAGGGAGAGCCCCTTAATTATCAAATAAATCGAAACCCCCAGCTGAGGTTTCATCGCATCTACACAGCTTTTGGGCAGCAGGTGGCTGACTATCGGACCCGCGTCGAAACCATTCAAGATAAAATTGCAGAGCTCGAAGCATCCGGGCAGACAGACAGCCATGAATACAGACTTTATAAGAAGCAGCTTCAAGCGGAGCTTGCTCACGGCGAACCTGTCTTTGAATATACGAGAGCGTGGAATTTCTTTTTTATAGCCTTTGACGGAATGTTGATTATCCTGATGTTCATGATAGTTTTAACATTTTTCATATCTCCGCTGTTTACGCAGGAAGTCAAAACTGAAATGGATAGCATTGTACTATGTTCTGAAAAAGGTCGCAGGGAGATTGTAACGGCGAAACTCTTAAGCGCGGCATTGACTTCAGCCATCCTCGCCGCCGTATATCTTGGCGGCTGGTTTATTGGAATTTACTTTGGTTGCGGCGATCTTTCCGGTTATGACGCTCCTGTCCGCTGCGTTGGAGCTTTTGAGTCAACCCTGCTGAACACAACCGCAGGAGGTGCAGCCGCCCTATGCTTCATATGGCTTATTCTTGTTTCGGCAGTATTCGGTACTGCACTTGCATTTGTATCATCAAAGATGAAAAATCAAAGCGCTGCGTTCGGGTTGGGAATTGCTATACTTATTGCCGGAATGGCATCCGGCAATCTCGGCAGGATACGCAAAATAGTTTGGCCAATCATGGATTTCAATTTCGGAGCGCTTTCGATGGCAACATCTATATTCGGCGGGTCTAAAATATACAATTTCTTTGGAACTCCTATTTCATATGGTACAGCGGCATTTATGGCATGCATTCTATTAAGCGTGTTAGCTTGCTTATTGACATATTTGGCACAGAGAAAGCGAGGGGTCCTTTGATTTTTAGAAGCACACTTTATAGATGTTATCTTGGCTGAGGTAAATAAAATCTACCGCCAGCGGTTTTTCCACGCAAAATGATGGAGGCCCTTGGAATCCAAGGGCCTTCGTACTATGTTAATTAAGTTCTATACGATATGCACGTTTATTTTCTATCTCCAGGACATCCTCGCAAGGCCTACCCGTAAATTTATAAAACGATATTTTTATCGGCTTGGCAATGATAAGCAGATCATCTGGTGTGCTTGAATAGATTTTGCCCAGATGAGGAAATTTCCCGGGGTATTCTTCAAGGAAAAAAGGATGACTGCTGGGGTGGCCGGAAAGTTCTGCAGCTGCTTCAATCTTCAAATTTCCAATAGCTAAAGCGACATTGGGATTTTTCCCTATTTGCTTAACTTTTTGGCTGTTTTTATTCGTTGAAAACATGATTGTTAAACCGTCGTTAATATGGCACATCATTCGTGCTGTTACCTTGTTATCGGCGCAAGTAGCAAGTACAATATTTATTCCGCCTGAAGCTTTTTTACTACTTCGCTCTGTAGCTCCATGTAATTCAATTCATTCATTTCACTTACCTGCAATTCTTCCGGTTTGAATGTTTCTGTACTCTGCGCTGCATATTGCCTCTATTTTTCAACTGTTTCACTCGCGATCTATAGCTTGTAACAGCAAATCCTTTACAGGAAAATATTACATATTTATTAATATCTATGTGAGCAATACAATAAACTGCTATCGAAAAAACGATACTAGAGCTTTTGCAGTTCTGAGAGAGCGGATAAATTTTGGACAGAACTCAGCAACTCCTGAATATCTTTATATCCTCCCCCTGGAACTGCGTTAACATCAAATCCGAAAAAATGAATCCGCCGGGACCCTTCTAAACAGTTGCCATTAATATTTTTCAGAGCTTTTATAAAACGAATCTGTTCAGCTTTAAATTCTTCCACCGGATAATTGTCCGAGCTGTCTTTAAGAATACCCGTGGGCTTATCTTCACGATCTTCCCTTACGTCTCCGCGATAACCGAAAGTAGCAATACGATCAAGATGTGATAGATCTCCAGTTTCAAGATAGCGGGATATGCGGATACCGTCAGACCATCCGAGTTCCTCTCCCACATACCGCCACCCCCGGGAAAAAAGGTAGCGCAGCATCAAAATACGATACTGATTTTTCTCATGAATCCAGTGATCTTCTTCTCCTAAATAAACTACACGCTTATCTGCCAATAAGTTATCAAGGACAGATAGCTTTTCTATATCTGCATTCATACCGTCCAGATAATCAAACATGACAGCATTCTCACGGGCCCAGCCTATAAACTTTTCAGTTTTATGTTTCGTGCTGAATCTCTTTTGAAGGAAAAAATTCATGATGTTTGATTCCTTAAACATATTCGAATCTCCCGTATCCTGCATTCCTTATGTTTACAATAAAATCCATTATGCTTATATTATAACCGACTTTATTTCTATAAATTACTTACGCTATGCCCTCTGGTAATATAAGGCGGATATGTATTGATAATTTCCGATATAACCTTTCTATCATCAAACAATTCATAATTTGGCGTTGGATTTACTGATATATTATTAAATTCAATAGGAAGTCCGGGAGAGGAATAAAAGCTTGTTCCTGCTTGTAAATGAAAATGAAGATGTGGTTCAGAGCTGTTTCCAGAATTTCCGCATTGCGCTATTCTTTCACCACGCATTACATGCTGGCCGACAGAAACGATAATACTATTTGGTTTCAAATGTGCCAAAAGAGAGTATTCATTTTTACTATGCTGGATAACTATATAATTTCCACGAATATCACGGCCAGAGCAAATCGCTTTTCTATCCGCAGTAATTTTGCTGTCCGGATTTCCATCACCAACTTCAATGACAACTCCATCTGCCGGGGCTAATATATTTTGACCATAGCAGTAAAAGGAACCGGGATTGCTTTCTTTGCCGTCAAAGCTTTTTCCGGCTTTGTTTAAGATGATAAAATCATAGGCATATCGTTGTGTTGGA is part of the Oxobacter pfennigii genome and encodes:
- a CDS encoding ABC transporter permease, which gives rise to MRLFKYEMRKLLINKNRLILLSVLFVLYGLISFLLSAGGEFEIADRAQEKVAFTEFMELVSENSGKLDPVQLEESKAKVEAAIGEYGEGEPLNYQINRNPQLRFHRIYTAFGQQVADYRTRVETIQDKIAELEASGQTDSHEYRLYKKQLQAELAHGEPVFEYTRAWNFFFIAFDGMLIILMFMIVLTFFISPLFTQEVKTEMDSIVLCSEKGRREIVTAKLLSAALTSAILAAVYLGGWFIGIYFGCGDLSGYDAPVRCVGAFESTLLNTTAGGAAALCFIWLILVSAVFGTALAFVSSKMKNQSAAFGLGIAILIAGMASGNLGRIRKIVWPIMDFNFGALSMATSIFGGSKIYNFFGTPISYGTAAFMACILLSVLACLLTYLAQRKRGVL
- a CDS encoding pyridoxamine 5'-phosphate oxidase family protein, coding for MELHGATERSSKKASGGINIVLATCADNKVTARMMCHINDGLTIMFSTNKNSQKVKQIGKNPNVALAIGNLKIEAAAELSGHPSSHPFFLEEYPGKFPHLGKIYSSTPDDLLIIAKPIKISFYKFTGRPCEDVLEIENKRAYRIELN
- a CDS encoding M23 family metallopeptidase, whose amino-acid sequence is MIKQILKQMCGIIALEYKYQGKLPDKDNYLCTTKYSLPFHGEWTVVNGGVIQEYSHSWEIPTQRYAYDFIILNKAGKSFDGKESNPGSFYCYGQNILAPADGVVIEVGDGNPDSKITADRKAICSGRDIRGNYIVIQHSKNEYSLLAHLKPNSIIVSVGQHVMRGERIAQCGNSGNSSEPHLHFHLQAGTSFYSSPGLPIEFNNISVNPTPNYELFDDRKVISEIINTYPPYITRGHSVSNL